A stretch of Campylobacter showae DNA encodes these proteins:
- a CDS encoding DUF7488 domain-containing protein, protein MKRAAFSHRLDAVSGLARLNFSGSRGDTAVNLSANLNSNLARKFCSPLFAIFMICAFAASLRAEPRPTQDDFNACFEKNLPAMVNVAGNGGIAITPNLIAVPKGETPVKNYVKFDPYLGLYLVASDAKLEPVKMADDNATKKSDWVSVTHDLNATVYGHVKAQAQALGELDVLTFDVNGTGAVLSPCCKLRGIAVGGDKFVPSRYLRHFAAYKDVYYGDVGAVFEEKDGKFYVKSVDPLGRGAALMVGDEILSVNGEKFESLRELNERILFAKKGERLKFEIKRGDEVLRFGVAVSDDAAKKEQKAPTKTDKKAPASDAKSQSMPQSSDAASVQKLYGITFDEKLIVKSVDASSGAAKFGVRVGDKLIQVGQKTVSSRKEALGLLAKGGGQNLLFRRNGFDFFYNAR, encoded by the coding sequence ATGAAACGCGCAGCTTTTTCGCACCGTTTGGACGCGGTTTCGGGGCTCGCGCGGTTAAATTTTAGCGGGTCACGGGGCGATACGGCGGTAAATTTAAGCGCAAATTTGAACTCAAATTTAGCTCGCAAATTTTGCTCTCCACTTTTTGCGATTTTTATGATTTGCGCATTTGCCGCGTCGCTTAGAGCCGAGCCGCGCCCGACGCAGGATGATTTTAACGCTTGCTTTGAGAAAAACCTGCCCGCTATGGTAAACGTCGCGGGTAATGGCGGCATCGCGATCACGCCAAATCTAATCGCCGTGCCAAAAGGCGAAACTCCCGTGAAAAACTACGTCAAATTTGACCCGTATCTTGGCCTCTATCTGGTCGCTTCGGACGCCAAACTCGAGCCTGTAAAGATGGCTGACGATAACGCGACGAAAAAAAGCGACTGGGTCAGCGTTACGCACGATCTAAACGCGACCGTCTACGGCCACGTAAAGGCGCAGGCACAGGCGCTAGGCGAGCTGGACGTGCTCACGTTTGACGTAAACGGCACGGGCGCCGTGCTAAGTCCGTGCTGCAAGCTGCGCGGTATCGCCGTGGGCGGGGATAAATTTGTCCCGAGCCGCTACCTACGGCACTTTGCGGCGTATAAAGACGTTTACTACGGCGACGTCGGCGCGGTTTTCGAGGAAAAAGACGGCAAATTCTACGTAAAGAGCGTCGATCCGCTCGGACGCGGCGCGGCGCTGATGGTAGGGGATGAAATTTTGAGCGTAAACGGCGAGAAATTTGAGAGTTTGCGCGAGCTAAACGAGAGGATTTTGTTTGCTAAAAAGGGCGAGCGGCTCAAATTTGAGATCAAGCGCGGCGATGAGGTTTTGAGATTTGGCGTAGCAGTCTCGGACGACGCGGCCAAAAAAGAGCAAAAAGCGCCGACGAAAACGGATAAAAAAGCCCCCGCTAGCGACGCAAAATCGCAGTCCATGCCTCAAAGCAGCGATGCCGCAAGCGTGCAAAAGCTCTACGGCATAACCTTTGACGAGAAGCTAATAGTAAAAAGCGTAGACGCAAGCTCGGGCGCGGCGAAATTTGGCGTCAGAGTCGGCGACAAGCTGATACAAGTGGGGCAAAAAACGGTCTCAAGCCGCAAGGAAGCGCTCGGCCTGCTCGCTAAAGGCGGCGGTCAAAATTTGCTATTTAGACGCAACGGCTTTGACTTTTTTTACAATGCGCGTTAA
- a CDS encoding YbaB/EbfC family nucleoid-associated protein, with amino-acid sequence MFEGIDFSKMGQMLEEAQKKAQEIEQESQKREFSVKSGGGLISVRANGKGEVLDISIDDSLLEDKESLQILLISAVNDVLKMIEDDRKNAASRMLGGFAGMGLGQ; translated from the coding sequence ATGTTTGAGGGGATTGATTTTTCAAAAATGGGACAGATGCTCGAGGAGGCGCAAAAAAAAGCGCAGGAGATCGAGCAGGAGAGTCAAAAGCGCGAATTTAGCGTAAAAAGCGGCGGTGGGCTCATCAGCGTCAGAGCAAACGGCAAGGGCGAGGTGCTCGATATCAGCATCGACGACAGCTTGCTAGAGGACAAGGAGAGCTTGCAGATCTTGCTCATCAGCGCCGTAAACGACGTGCTAAAGATGATCGAGGACGACCGCAAAAATGCCGCGTCAAGGATGCTAGGCGGCTTTGCCGGCATGGGGCTAGGGCAATGA
- a CDS encoding EFR1 family ferrodoxin (N-terminal region resembles flavodoxins. C-terminal ferrodoxin region binds two 4Fe-4S clusters.) — protein sequence MIAIYFSSTGNTKHCVKRFIERLGGDIPAVSIEDEACAELLKSHDDIILAYPVYFSDLPQIVREFICENSANFHGKNVFIIATMEIFSGDGAGCAARILRRAGAKITGGAHVRMPAFILDVAIFSYSAQKNERLIKEANAKLERASEAFAAGKPPQEGLGMLCRIAGLLGQRLWMKIWNKTPFARRKPTLDAARCNGCGECAKSCPMQNIKITHGKARFGERCTICYRCVNKCRQKAITILGKAVNLEKSVAAEFKDI from the coding sequence ATGATAGCGATTTATTTCAGCTCCACGGGCAACACGAAACATTGCGTAAAGAGATTTATAGAGCGTCTGGGCGGCGATATCCCCGCGGTTTCGATCGAAGACGAGGCCTGTGCTGAGCTGTTAAAATCTCACGACGACATCATCCTTGCCTATCCAGTTTACTTTAGCGACCTGCCGCAGATCGTGCGCGAGTTTATTTGCGAAAACAGCGCGAATTTTCACGGCAAAAACGTCTTTATCATCGCTACGATGGAGATTTTTAGCGGCGACGGAGCGGGCTGCGCGGCTAGGATTTTGAGGCGGGCGGGCGCGAAGATAACGGGCGGCGCGCACGTTAGAATGCCGGCATTTATCCTTGACGTGGCGATTTTTAGCTATTCGGCGCAGAAAAACGAGCGCCTGATTAAGGAGGCAAACGCCAAGCTAGAGCGCGCCTCGGAGGCATTTGCCGCGGGCAAGCCGCCGCAAGAAGGGCTAGGCATGCTATGCCGTATCGCGGGGCTTTTAGGACAGCGGCTCTGGATGAAAATTTGGAACAAAACGCCGTTTGCTAGGCGCAAACCGACCCTCGATGCGGCGCGCTGCAACGGGTGCGGCGAGTGCGCGAAGTCCTGCCCGATGCAAAATATAAAAATCACGCACGGTAAGGCGAGATTTGGCGAGCGCTGCACGATTTGCTACAGATGTGTGAATAAGTGCAGGCAAAAGGCGATAACGATCCTTGGCAAGGCGGTAAATCTGGAAAAATCGGTCGCGGCTGAGTTTAAAGATATCTGA
- the panD gene encoding aspartate 1-decarboxylase, with amino-acid sequence MKIEILSSKIHRARVTDANLNYVGSVTIGPELIEAAGLCEYQKVEILNVNNGERFATYVIRGEKKGEICLNGAAARKVCIGDVVIIVAYALLSAKKARDFEPKIVQVNEQNEIVK; translated from the coding sequence ATGAAAATCGAAATTTTATCAAGCAAAATCCACCGCGCACGCGTGACGGACGCCAACCTAAACTACGTGGGCTCGGTCACGATCGGACCCGAGCTCATCGAGGCTGCCGGGCTTTGCGAATACCAAAAAGTCGAAATCCTAAACGTCAATAACGGCGAGCGCTTCGCCACATACGTGATCCGCGGCGAGAAAAAGGGCGAGATCTGCCTAAACGGCGCAGCCGCGCGCAAAGTCTGCATCGGCGACGTCGTCATTATCGTTGCTTATGCGCTTCTTAGCGCCAAAAAAGCAAGAGATTTCGAACCAAAAATCGTGCAGGTAAACGAGCAAAACGAGATCGTAAAATAA
- a CDS encoding UDP-N-acetylmuramoyl-L-alanyl-D-glutamate--2,6-diaminopimelate ligase, translating to MKIYVKEGFVTDNSNECEAGCCFVKTATNAKFEAAAEAKGAKIINLAECKRLLGIDENIKIIGITGTNGKTTTAALICATLLNLGYGCGLCGTRGAFINGERIDDKALTTSEILRTLSYLKAASERGCEYFVMEASSHAIAQKRIESLDFAMKIFTNLTQDHLDYHGTFEEYARVKSEFFADDAPKLINIDDRGGIKFNPANALTYALHANADFAPGEYSLEGGIHCALKTPRGQMALSSNLHGEFNLYNLIAAASCVATLTDRPLEQIALAASKFDGVEGRMEVVSREPLVIVDFAHTPDGIEKVLNALRHRKIVAVFGAGGDRDRTKRPKMGAIAQKYAHRLVVTSDNPRSEEPETIIAEICGGLEMNERVKCIANRKEAIKYALESLAQDEILVILGKGDETYQEIKGVKYPFSDKQVVRELLDARA from the coding sequence GTGAAAATTTACGTTAAAGAAGGCTTCGTCACCGACAACTCGAACGAATGCGAAGCGGGTTGCTGTTTCGTAAAAACGGCGACGAACGCCAAATTTGAAGCCGCCGCCGAAGCAAAGGGCGCAAAAATCATAAATTTGGCCGAGTGCAAGCGACTACTAGGCATCGACGAGAATATCAAAATCATCGGCATCACGGGCACCAACGGCAAGACCACGACCGCAGCGCTTATCTGCGCTACGCTATTAAATTTAGGCTACGGATGCGGCCTGTGCGGCACTCGCGGCGCTTTTATAAACGGTGAACGCATAGATGATAAGGCGCTAACGACGAGCGAAATTTTACGCACGCTTAGCTACCTTAAAGCCGCTAGCGAGCGCGGTTGCGAGTACTTCGTGATGGAGGCCAGCTCACACGCCATCGCTCAAAAACGCATCGAGAGCTTGGATTTTGCGATGAAAATCTTTACGAATTTGACCCAGGACCACCTCGACTACCACGGTACGTTCGAAGAGTACGCGCGCGTAAAGAGCGAGTTTTTCGCGGATGACGCGCCAAAGCTCATAAACATAGACGACCGCGGCGGGATCAAATTTAATCCCGCAAACGCCCTAACTTACGCGCTTCATGCGAACGCGGACTTTGCGCCCGGCGAGTATTCGCTAGAGGGCGGCATTCACTGCGCGCTAAAGACTCCGCGCGGGCAGATGGCGCTAAGCTCAAATTTGCACGGCGAATTTAACCTCTACAACCTCATAGCAGCCGCCTCTTGCGTTGCGACGCTAACGGATAGGCCGCTAGAGCAGATCGCGCTTGCGGCTTCTAAATTTGATGGCGTCGAGGGGCGCATGGAGGTCGTAAGTCGCGAACCGCTCGTGATCGTGGACTTTGCGCACACGCCAGACGGCATCGAAAAGGTGCTAAACGCGCTGCGTCATCGTAAAATCGTCGCAGTTTTTGGTGCCGGCGGCGATAGAGACCGCACTAAACGCCCTAAAATGGGCGCAATAGCGCAAAAATACGCGCACAGACTCGTCGTTACCAGCGACAACCCTCGCAGCGAGGAGCCTGAAACCATCATCGCCGAAATTTGCGGCGGCCTAGAGATGAACGAGCGAGTAAAATGTATCGCAAACCGCAAAGAGGCGATAAAATACGCGCTTGAAAGCCTCGCACAGGACGAAATTTTAGTAATTTTGGGTAAGGGCGACGAGACCTATCAAGAGATCAAGGGCGTAAAGTACCCCTTTAGCGATAAGCAGGTCGTGCGCGAACTTTTGGACGCGCGCGCCTAA
- a CDS encoding NifU family protein, with the protein MIPFTDEELLKPVKASLQKVLPMLENDGGGMELLGIKNGKIYVRLTGHCHGCAASSTTLKYGIERQLRMDIHPELEVVNIPIGEEVKFD; encoded by the coding sequence ATGATCCCATTTACCGATGAAGAGCTTTTAAAGCCCGTAAAAGCCAGCCTGCAAAAGGTTTTGCCTATGCTTGAAAACGACGGCGGAGGCATGGAGCTATTAGGCATCAAAAACGGCAAAATTTACGTCCGTCTAACCGGCCACTGCCACGGTTGCGCAGCTAGCTCGACCACGCTAAAATACGGCATCGAGCGCCAGCTCCGCATGGATATCCACCCCGAGCTAGAGGTCGTAAACATCCCTATCGGCGAGGAAGTTAAATTTGATTGA
- the rplQ gene encoding 50S ribosomal protein L17: protein MRHGHGYRKLGRTSAHRSALLKNLAIAIIKSEKIETTLPKAKELRSYIEKLITRAKKGDSNAHRAVFASLQDKETTNKLVTELAPKFVGKNGGYTRIVKTRVRRGDAAEMAYIELIKE from the coding sequence ATGAGACACGGTCACGGATACAGAAAACTAGGTAGGACGTCGGCTCACCGTTCGGCTCTACTTAAAAATTTAGCTATCGCTATCATCAAAAGCGAAAAGATAGAGACGACCTTGCCTAAGGCAAAAGAGTTGAGAAGCTATATCGAAAAGCTAATCACTAGAGCTAAAAAAGGCGACAGCAACGCTCACAGAGCAGTTTTTGCCAGCTTGCAAGATAAAGAAACTACGAATAAACTAGTAACTGAGCTTGCTCCAAAATTCGTAGGCAAAAACGGCGGATATACGCGCATCGTTAAGACTCGCGTTCGCCGAGGCGATGCTGCTGAGATGGCTTATATCGAGCTAATCAAAGAATAA
- a CDS encoding DNA-directed RNA polymerase subunit alpha, whose translation MRKITTSAYMPTEISVESISENVARITAYPFETGYAVTLAHPLRRLLYSSTVGFAATGVKIEGVSHEFDSMRGMLEDVAQFIINLKNIRFKLKNESEREVVEYSFKGPKEIKAGDLKSDVVDIVNLDAYLATINEDAELKFSVIIQKGIGYVPSEEIRDNTEEGYIALDAFFTPVKKAVYELVNVLVEDNPDYEKIIFTVTTDGQVGAIEAFKHAIEAMYQQMSVFKGVLNIDVSAGLNAQTSGSEHAKLLQSVEELNLSARSFNCLDKAEIRFIGELALMDENELKELKNLGKKSLDEIKAVMQEIGYPVGGDLGGGKEQLKKKIADLKSQMSAKE comes from the coding sequence ATGAGAAAAATTACCACATCAGCTTATATGCCTACCGAAATTTCAGTAGAGAGTATAAGCGAGAATGTCGCCAGAATAACCGCTTATCCGTTTGAGACGGGCTATGCGGTCACTTTGGCTCATCCGCTAAGACGACTTTTATATAGCAGCACGGTTGGATTTGCGGCTACGGGCGTCAAGATAGAGGGCGTATCTCACGAATTTGATTCGATGAGAGGCATGCTCGAGGACGTAGCGCAGTTTATTATAAATTTAAAAAACATCCGCTTTAAGCTAAAAAACGAGTCTGAGCGCGAGGTGGTCGAGTATTCGTTTAAAGGTCCAAAAGAGATAAAAGCCGGTGATCTAAAAAGCGATGTCGTAGATATCGTAAATCTGGACGCCTATCTTGCGACCATAAACGAGGACGCGGAGCTTAAATTTTCCGTAATCATCCAAAAAGGTATCGGATACGTCCCAAGCGAAGAGATAAGAGACAATACCGAAGAGGGTTATATAGCCCTCGACGCTTTCTTTACGCCTGTTAAAAAAGCCGTTTATGAGCTAGTAAACGTTCTAGTCGAGGATAACCCTGACTACGAGAAGATTATTTTCACGGTTACGACGGATGGACAAGTGGGCGCGATCGAGGCGTTTAAACATGCGATCGAGGCGATGTATCAGCAGATGTCGGTGTTTAAAGGCGTTTTAAATATCGACGTTTCTGCAGGCTTAAACGCTCAAACTTCAGGCAGCGAGCATGCGAAACTACTTCAAAGCGTAGAAGAGCTAAATTTGAGCGCTAGAAGCTTTAACTGCCTTGATAAAGCCGAGATTAGATTTATCGGCGAGCTTGCTTTGATGGATGAAAACGAGCTAAAAGAGCTTAAAAATTTAGGCAAAAAATCTCTCGACGAGATCAAAGCCGTTATGCAAGAGATCGGATATCCGGTCGGCGGCGACCTAGGCGGCGGCAAAGAGCAACTCAAGAAAAAAATCGCCGACCTAAAATCACAAATGAGTGCAAAAGAGTAA
- the rpsD gene encoding 30S ribosomal protein S4 — protein MARYRGPVEKLERRLGVSLALKGERRLAGKSALDKRPYAPGQHGQRRSKISEYGLQLREKQKAKFMYGISEKQFRRLFQEAARREGNTGALLVQLLEQRLDNVVYRMGFATTRRFARQLVTHGHILVNGKRVDIPSYRVQAGAKVEVIEKSKNNPQIVRAIDLTAQTGIVAWVDVEKDKKFGIFTRTPEREEVVIPVEERFIVELYSK, from the coding sequence ATGGCTAGATATAGAGGACCCGTTGAAAAATTAGAAAGAAGACTCGGCGTTAGTTTGGCGCTAAAGGGCGAGCGTCGCTTAGCAGGTAAGAGCGCGCTTGACAAAAGGCCTTACGCTCCGGGACAACACGGACAAAGAAGAAGCAAGATAAGCGAATACGGCTTGCAGCTTCGAGAAAAACAAAAAGCTAAATTTATGTACGGTATTAGCGAGAAGCAATTCCGCCGCTTATTCCAAGAGGCCGCTCGCCGCGAGGGAAATACCGGTGCGCTTTTGGTACAGCTTTTAGAACAAAGATTAGATAACGTAGTTTACAGAATGGGCTTTGCGACGACTCGCCGCTTCGCTCGTCAGTTAGTTACTCACGGACATATTTTAGTAAACGGTAAGAGAGTAGATATTCCTTCTTACAGAGTTCAAGCAGGCGCTAAAGTAGAGGTTATCGAAAAATCTAAAAACAATCCGCAAATCGTTCGCGCGATCGATCTTACGGCGCAAACCGGCATCGTAGCTTGGGTCGACGTCGAAAAAGATAAAAAATTCGGAATTTTCACAAGAACTCCGGAAAGGGAAGAAGTCGTCATTCCTGTCGAGGAAAGATTCATAGTAGAGCTTTATTCGAAATAA
- the rpsK gene encoding 30S ribosomal protein S11 — translation MAKRKVVKKKIVRKSIAKGIVYISATFNNTMVTVTDEMGNAIAWSSAGGLGFKGSKKSTPYAAQQAVEDALTKAKEHGIKEVGIKVQGPGSGRETAVKSVGAVEGIKVTFLKDITPLPHNGCRPPKRRRV, via the coding sequence ATGGCAAAAAGAAAAGTAGTTAAAAAGAAAATTGTAAGAAAAAGTATTGCTAAAGGTATCGTTTATATAAGCGCGACTTTTAACAACACTATGGTAACGGTTACCGATGAGATGGGAAATGCTATCGCTTGGAGCAGTGCTGGCGGACTAGGCTTTAAAGGAAGTAAAAAATCAACTCCTTATGCAGCTCAACAAGCGGTAGAAGACGCTCTAACTAAAGCAAAAGAGCACGGTATAAAAGAAGTAGGTATCAAAGTACAAGGTCCTGGCAGCGGTAGAGAGACCGCAGTCAAGAGCGTAGGCGCGGTAGAGGGTATAAAAGTAACATTTTTAAAAGATATAACTCCGCTTCCGCATAATGGTTGCAGACCGCCGAAACGCCGCCGCGTATAA
- the rpsM gene encoding 30S ribosomal protein S13: MARIAGVDLPKKKRIEYGLTYIYGIGLHKSRQILDATKISYDKRVNDLTEDEAAAIRKEIQENHVVEGDLRKSVAMDIKALMDLGSYRGLRHRKGLPVRGQKTKTNARTRKGKRKTVGAATK; this comes from the coding sequence ATGGCACGTATCGCAGGTGTGGATTTACCAAAGAAAAAGAGAATTGAATACGGTTTGACCTATATTTACGGTATCGGTCTTCACAAATCTCGTCAAATTTTGGATGCTACCAAAATTTCTTACGATAAAAGAGTAAACGATCTAACCGAAGACGAAGCTGCGGCTATCCGCAAAGAGATCCAAGAGAACCATGTGGTGGAAGGCGATCTTAGAAAAAGCGTCGCTATGGATATCAAGGCTCTTATGGACCTAGGAAGCTACCGCGGTCTAAGACACAGAAAAGGTCTTCCGGTGCGCGGTCAAAAAACTAAAACAAACGCTAGAACTAGAAAAGGCAAGCGCAAAACAGTCGGCGCTGCGACGAAATAA
- the rpmJ gene encoding 50S ribosomal protein L36 translates to MKVRPSVKKMCDKCKIVKRQGVVRIICENPKHKQRQG, encoded by the coding sequence ATGAAAGTTCGTCCTTCTGTAAAGAAGATGTGTGACAAGTGCAAAATTGTCAAGCGCCAAGGCGTAGTTCGCATAATCTGCGAAAATCCAAAACATAAACAAAGACAAGGATAA
- the infA gene encoding translation initiation factor IF-1, whose translation MAKDDVIEIDGNVIEALPNATFKVELDNKHVILCHIAGKMRMHYIKIMPGDRVKVELTPYSLDKGRIIYRHK comes from the coding sequence GTGGCAAAAGACGATGTCATAGAGATCGACGGCAACGTCATCGAGGCGCTGCCAAACGCGACGTTTAAGGTCGAGCTCGACAACAAACACGTGATTTTGTGTCATATTGCGGGCAAGATGAGGATGCATTACATAAAAATAATGCCTGGAGACCGCGTAAAGGTGGAACTAACGCCTTACAGTCTGGATAAGGGTAGGATAATTTACCGACATAAGTAA
- the map gene encoding type I methionyl aminopeptidase yields the protein MAITIMQPNDIEKMRAANKIVAQTLDYVESVIKPGISLLEIDKICEDMIRAAGAKPAFKGLYGFPNAACISVNEVVIHGIPNEYKLQEGDIVSVDIGSNLNGYFGDSARTWGVGQISREDEKLIACAKDALYFAIDTVKAGMHFKELSFEIEKFIRARGFVPLTGFCGHGIGRRPHEDPQILNYLEGGSPKSGPKIKNGMVFCVEPMICQKDGTPVIGHDKWKVTSKDGLRTSHYEHCMAVVNGRAEILSLA from the coding sequence ATGGCTATAACTATTATGCAGCCAAACGACATAGAGAAGATGCGAGCGGCGAATAAAATCGTCGCTCAAACCCTCGACTACGTAGAAAGCGTGATCAAGCCCGGCATTTCGCTGCTCGAAATAGATAAAATTTGCGAGGATATGATAAGGGCTGCAGGCGCAAAGCCGGCATTTAAGGGGCTTTACGGCTTTCCAAACGCCGCTTGTATCAGCGTAAACGAAGTAGTCATCCACGGCATCCCGAACGAATACAAACTGCAAGAAGGCGACATCGTAAGTGTCGATATCGGCTCAAATTTGAACGGATATTTCGGCGACTCGGCTAGGACCTGGGGCGTAGGTCAAATTTCGCGCGAAGACGAAAAACTAATCGCTTGCGCTAAAGATGCGTTATATTTTGCGATAGATACCGTAAAAGCGGGAATGCACTTTAAAGAGCTTAGTTTTGAAATCGAGAAATTTATAAGAGCTCGCGGATTCGTTCCGCTAACGGGATTTTGCGGTCACGGCATCGGTAGACGACCGCACGAAGATCCGCAAATTTTAAATTATTTAGAGGGCGGTAGTCCAAAATCGGGACCGAAAATCAAAAACGGAATGGTATTTTGCGTGGAGCCGATGATCTGTCAAAAAGATGGCACCCCTGTGATCGGTCACGACAAATGGAAAGTAACTAGCAAAGACGGGCTAAGAACCAGCCACTATGAGCACTGCATGGCAGTCGTAAACGGACGTGCGGAGATCTTGAGCCTAGCGTAA
- the secY gene encoding preprotein translocase subunit SecY has product MNKTLTNKILITLAFLFAYRILAYVPVPGVNVNVIKEFFDSNSSNALGLFNMFSGKAAERLSIISLGIMPYITASIIMELLAATFPNLGKMKKDRDGMQKYMQIIRYATIGITLVQAVGVSMGLQSLHGRGGEDAIMIDMNLFIAIAAASMLTGTMLLMWIGEQITQRGIGNGISLIIFAGIVSGIPSAIGGTVNLVNTGEMNFLVVIGILLVILVTVGVVIYVEMGERRVPVSYSRKVVMENQNKRIMNYIPIKVNLSGVIPPIFASAILMFPSTILQASTNPYIQAIHDFLNPNSYFFNFLTFLLVVFFAYFYASIAFNAKDISENLKRQGGFIPGIRPGEGTAGYLNEVASRLTFSGAIYLGLISTLPWVLVKFMGVPFYFGGTSVLIVVSVALDTMRRIEAQIYMNKYQTLSAVGL; this is encoded by the coding sequence ATGAATAAGACATTGACCAACAAGATTTTAATCACGTTGGCATTTTTATTTGCTTACAGGATACTGGCATACGTGCCGGTTCCTGGCGTAAACGTCAATGTTATTAAAGAGTTTTTCGATTCGAATTCCTCAAATGCGCTTGGACTATTTAATATGTTCAGCGGTAAGGCCGCAGAGCGCCTCAGCATCATCTCTCTAGGCATTATGCCATACATCACAGCATCGATTATTATGGAGCTTTTAGCGGCTACTTTCCCAAATTTGGGCAAGATGAAAAAAGACCGCGACGGCATGCAAAAATATATGCAGATCATCCGCTATGCCACTATCGGCATCACGCTTGTTCAAGCAGTGGGCGTTAGTATGGGGCTTCAGAGCCTTCACGGTAGAGGCGGAGAGGACGCGATAATGATAGATATGAATTTATTTATCGCGATTGCGGCAGCTTCGATGTTAACGGGAACTATGCTTTTGATGTGGATAGGCGAGCAGATCACGCAGCGCGGTATCGGCAACGGCATCAGCCTTATTATCTTCGCTGGTATCGTTAGCGGCATACCTTCAGCCATCGGCGGAACGGTAAATTTGGTAAATACGGGCGAGATGAACTTCCTCGTGGTTATCGGAATTTTGCTTGTTATCTTGGTCACGGTAGGCGTAGTTATCTACGTCGAGATGGGCGAGAGACGCGTACCGGTGAGCTATTCGCGTAAGGTAGTGATGGAAAATCAAAACAAACGCATCATGAACTATATACCTATTAAGGTAAATTTAAGCGGCGTTATTCCTCCGATTTTCGCCAGTGCGATTTTGATGTTCCCAAGCACCATTTTGCAGGCCAGCACAAATCCTTACATCCAAGCTATTCACGATTTTTTAAATCCAAATAGCTATTTTTTTAACTTTTTAACATTCTTGCTGGTTGTATTTTTTGCATATTTTTACGCTTCGATCGCGTTTAACGCAAAAGATATCAGCGAAAATTTAAAAAGACAGGGCGGATTTATCCCGGGTATTAGACCGGGCGAGGGCACTGCAGGCTATCTAAACGAAGTCGCATCAAGGCTAACTTTTAGCGGCGCGATTTATCTCGGACTTATCTCGACGCTGCCTTGGGTGCTTGTTAAATTTATGGGCGTTCCGTTTTATTTCGGCGGTACGTCGGTACTAATCGTAGTTTCTGTCGCGCTTGATACGATGCGAAGGATAGAAGCTCAAATTTATATGAATAAATATCAAACTCTAAGTGCGGTAGGCTTGTAA
- the rplO gene encoding 50S ribosomal protein L15 has product MGLENLKPAEGSTRQIKRLGRGQGSGQGKTAGKGHKGQRARKGYNEKRGFEGGQQPLQRRLPKVGFASKFEKPYVINVEKIVAVKELSEITIATIATVHKISSSVKKIKLIGVSAKDLASKIKDENVTVSGRA; this is encoded by the coding sequence ATGGGACTAGAAAATTTAAAACCTGCCGAGGGCTCGACTAGACAAATCAAAAGACTAGGTCGCGGTCAAGGTAGCGGTCAAGGTAAAACCGCGGGCAAAGGACACAAAGGTCAAAGAGCTAGAAAAGGCTACAACGAGAAAAGAGGCTTCGAGGGTGGTCAGCAACCGCTTCAAAGACGCCTTCCAAAAGTAGGCTTCGCTTCTAAATTTGAGAAACCTTACGTAATCAACGTAGAAAAAATCGTTGCGGTAAAAGAGCTAAGCGAGATCACTATCGCTACTATCGCTACCGTACATAAAATTTCAAGCAGCGTCAAGAAAATCAAATTGATCGGAGTGAGCGCGAAAGATTTGGCTTCGAAAATCAAAGACGAGAACGTAACCGTTAGCGGACGTGCGTAA